In Deinococcus gobiensis I-0, one genomic interval encodes:
- a CDS encoding discoidin domain-containing protein, translated as MTSKMSMLLLSALVLGACGQSPSPQSAGVPAGLLQAQATCGGTNLAQGKAATASSTENGGTPASAAVDGDAGTRWSSAFADPQWLRVDLGSTQSLCQVTIQWEAAYAKTFRIEVSGDGTNWSAASADTAGTGGTQTVAVSGSGRYVRLYSTARATSYGVSMYEFKVNGPGGTATLPTSDTPDFGPNVTVFDPSVPASTIQSKIDAAFNAQLRSQTAQFGDQRYTFLFKPGSYGRVFANIGFYTAVAGLGKNPDDVTISGAINVDSGWNYGDESNATQNFWRSAENLAVIPEGGTNRWAVSQAAPMRRVHIRGNLTLGPSNQDGGQGYSSGGYLSDSKVDGAVTSGSQQQWYTRDSALGSWSGSVWNMVFSGVQGAPAQNFPNPSHTVLGTTPASREKPYLYFENGIYSVFVPSLRTNAAGVTWPNTPGTSIPMSQFYVAKPSDSAATLNQALAQGLNLFFTPGVYHLNQTVNITRANTVVLGLGYPTLVPDGGVNAMSVADVDGVKVAGLLFDAGTTNSPALLTVGQSGVHTSHATNPISVQDVFFRIGGAVAGKSTTSLIVHSDNTIVDHIWAWRADHGINPTGWTINTADTGLIVNGNNVLATGLFVEHYQKYEVLWNGQGGKTIFFQNEKPYDVPDQATWRSGAQGYAAYKVAPGVTTHEGWGLGSYSYFNVNPSVRVDRAFEVPDTSGVKMHDLVTVSLNNKGGFDHIVNSAGAAVPQPNTNTAPSYLVSYP; from the coding sequence ATGACCTCAAAAATGTCCATGTTGCTGCTCTCGGCCCTCGTCCTCGGTGCCTGCGGCCAGAGTCCCTCGCCCCAGTCGGCGGGTGTCCCTGCGGGGCTGTTGCAGGCCCAGGCCACCTGCGGGGGCACCAACCTCGCGCAGGGCAAGGCGGCCACGGCGTCGAGCACCGAGAACGGCGGCACCCCCGCGAGCGCGGCGGTGGACGGCGACGCGGGCACGCGCTGGTCGAGCGCGTTCGCCGACCCCCAGTGGCTGCGGGTGGACCTGGGCAGCACGCAGAGCCTGTGCCAGGTGACCATCCAGTGGGAGGCCGCCTACGCCAAGACCTTCCGCATCGAGGTGTCGGGCGACGGCACCAACTGGAGCGCCGCCTCGGCCGACACGGCCGGCACCGGAGGTACACAGACGGTGGCGGTGAGTGGCAGCGGGCGCTACGTGCGGCTGTACTCGACCGCGCGGGCGACCAGTTACGGGGTGTCCATGTACGAATTCAAGGTGAACGGGCCGGGAGGCACGGCGACCCTGCCGACCTCCGACACCCCGGATTTCGGGCCGAACGTGACCGTCTTCGACCCGTCGGTGCCGGCCTCGACCATCCAGTCGAAGATCGACGCGGCCTTCAACGCGCAGCTGCGCAGCCAGACGGCGCAGTTCGGGGACCAGCGCTACACCTTCCTGTTCAAGCCCGGCAGCTACGGGCGGGTCTTCGCCAACATCGGCTTCTACACGGCGGTGGCGGGCCTGGGCAAGAACCCTGACGACGTGACCATCAGCGGGGCCATCAACGTGGACAGTGGCTGGAACTACGGCGACGAGTCGAACGCCACCCAGAACTTCTGGCGCTCGGCCGAGAACCTCGCCGTGATCCCCGAGGGCGGCACGAACCGCTGGGCCGTGTCGCAGGCGGCCCCCATGCGCCGCGTGCACATCCGGGGCAACCTGACGCTGGGGCCGTCGAACCAGGACGGCGGGCAGGGCTACTCCAGCGGCGGCTACCTCTCGGACAGCAAGGTGGACGGCGCGGTGACCTCGGGGTCGCAGCAGCAGTGGTACACCCGCGACTCTGCGCTGGGCAGCTGGAGCGGCTCGGTGTGGAACATGGTGTTCTCGGGCGTGCAGGGTGCCCCGGCGCAGAACTTCCCCAACCCCTCGCACACGGTGCTGGGCACGACCCCCGCCTCGCGCGAGAAGCCGTACCTGTATTTCGAGAACGGCATCTACAGCGTCTTCGTGCCCTCGCTGCGCACGAACGCCGCCGGGGTGACCTGGCCCAACACGCCCGGCACCTCCATTCCCATGAGTCAGTTCTACGTGGCGAAGCCCAGCGACAGCGCCGCCACGCTGAACCAGGCGCTGGCGCAGGGGCTGAACCTGTTCTTCACGCCGGGCGTGTACCACCTGAACCAGACCGTGAACATCACCCGCGCGAACACGGTCGTGCTGGGCCTGGGCTACCCGACGCTCGTGCCCGACGGCGGCGTCAACGCGATGTCGGTGGCCGACGTGGACGGCGTGAAGGTGGCGGGCCTGCTCTTCGACGCGGGCACGACCAACAGCCCGGCCCTGCTGACCGTCGGGCAGTCGGGCGTGCATACCAGCCACGCGACCAACCCCATCAGCGTGCAGGACGTGTTCTTCCGTATCGGGGGCGCGGTGGCGGGCAAGTCCACGACCAGCCTGATCGTGCACAGCGACAACACCATCGTGGACCACATCTGGGCGTGGCGCGCCGACCACGGCATCAACCCGACCGGCTGGACGATCAACACGGCCGACACCGGCCTGATCGTGAACGGCAATAACGTGCTCGCCACGGGCCTGTTCGTCGAGCACTACCAGAAGTACGAGGTGCTGTGGAACGGCCAGGGCGGCAAGACCATCTTCTTCCAGAACGAGAAGCCCTACGACGTGCCCGATCAGGCGACGTGGCGCAGCGGCGCGCAGGGTTACGCCGCGTACAAGGTGGCGCCGGGCGTCACCACGCACGAGGGCTGGGGCCTGGGCAGCTACTCGTACTTCAACGTCAACCCCTCGGTGCGGGTGGACCGCGCCTTCGAGGTGCCCGACACGAGCGGCGTGAAGATGCACGACCTCGTGACCGTCTCGCTGAACAACAAGGGCGGTTTCGACCACATCGTCAACAGTGCCGGGGCCGCCGTGCCGCAGCCGAACACGAACACCGCCCCCAGCT
- a CDS encoding LacI family DNA-binding transcriptional regulator has product MTETGGPGAAQRSALTLADVARHAGVSPMTVSNVINGRPGVRPATRQRVLDAVAATGYRVNEVARALAGGRSRVLSVFTPQLNRPYAAEVVQGAAQAAEALHYDLVVVMRSGGGGADLSLMARLSAGALLIQPSGGDWPRRSDLPPHLVSVDGPGERVLGADNAGGARQATAHLLALGHTRVGLISGLLAEPDGPQTGRDDAAERLRGYQETLRAAGLDPLTYVRHGDYTQESGARAARELLALSPPPTALFAAGDAMALGALHAAQDLGFRVPQDLSVVGFDDLPVAAAARPALTTVRQPLAADGRGRRAAARRTGRGRRARAAAALPHRTGRARVVGAGASFRGLSRRAG; this is encoded by the coding sequence ATGACGGAAACGGGGGGGCCGGGCGCGGCGCAGCGGTCCGCCCTGACGCTGGCGGACGTGGCGCGGCACGCGGGCGTATCGCCCATGACGGTGTCCAACGTCATCAACGGGCGGCCCGGCGTGCGGCCGGCGACGCGGCAGCGGGTGCTGGACGCGGTGGCGGCGACCGGCTACCGCGTCAACGAGGTGGCCCGCGCGCTGGCCGGGGGGCGAAGCCGGGTGCTGAGCGTGTTCACGCCGCAGCTCAACCGGCCCTACGCCGCCGAGGTCGTGCAGGGCGCGGCGCAGGCGGCCGAGGCCCTGCACTACGACCTCGTGGTCGTGATGCGCTCGGGCGGCGGCGGCGCGGACCTCTCGCTGATGGCGCGCCTCTCGGCCGGAGCGCTGCTCATCCAGCCCTCGGGGGGCGACTGGCCGCGCCGCAGCGACCTGCCGCCCCACCTCGTCAGTGTGGACGGCCCCGGCGAGCGGGTGCTGGGCGCCGACAACGCGGGCGGCGCGCGGCAGGCGACCGCCCACCTGCTGGCCCTCGGGCACACCCGCGTCGGCCTGATCTCGGGCCTGCTCGCGGAGCCGGACGGCCCACAGACCGGCCGCGACGACGCCGCCGAGCGCCTGCGCGGCTACCAGGAGACGCTGCGGGCGGCGGGCCTGGACCCGCTGACCTACGTCCGGCACGGCGACTACACCCAGGAAAGCGGCGCGCGCGCGGCCCGCGAGCTGCTGGCCCTGTCGCCGCCGCCCACGGCCCTGTTCGCCGCCGGGGACGCGATGGCGCTGGGCGCGCTGCACGCCGCGCAGGACCTGGGGTTCCGGGTGCCGCAGGACCTCTCGGTGGTGGGCTTCGACGACCTGCCCGTCGCCGCCGCCGCCCGCCCGGCCCTGACCACGGTGCGCCAGCCCCTGGCGGCAGATGGGCGAGGTCGCCGTGCGGCTGCTCGTCGAACTGGCCGGGGGCGGCGCGCCCGAGCTGCCGCCGCCCTTCCCCACCGGACTGGTCGTGCGCGAGTCGTCGGGGCCGGTGCCTCCTTCCGGGGCCTGAGCCGTAGAGCCGGATAG
- a CDS encoding LLM class flavin-dependent oxidoreductase, translating into MTHTDFPGTDFPAPDLYWFIPSGGDGRQLGQPSRPAHFQYLAQIAQAADTLGFDGVLLPTGGTNEDTVILASALSSLTRQLRFLVALRPGLFSPVLAARLTASLDRVTGGRVNLNIVSGSGNFDFEGLNLTQAERYALTDEWLGVFRDLLRGETVDHQGEHLQVHGGRSLLPPVQRPYPPIYFGGSSDPALEIAGEHVDVYLSWGERPAQVAEKFGRVRAEALKHGRTVRFGLRAHVIVRPTEEEAWAAADALIADISDEQIAQAHQAFLASGSEGQRRQSELNGGTRESLRVGKNLWAGVGLLRGGAGTAFVGSPENVAAALREYQAVGVETFILSGYPHLEEAYRVAELLFPVLGRPSPLLTPRGQQPLTHTSVPSPEPVGAEPIGRFRSI; encoded by the coding sequence ATGACGCACACCGACTTTCCCGGCACCGACTTTCCGGCCCCCGACCTCTACTGGTTCATTCCCTCGGGCGGCGACGGCCGTCAGCTCGGGCAGCCCAGCCGCCCGGCGCATTTCCAGTACCTCGCGCAGATCGCGCAGGCGGCCGACACGCTGGGCTTCGACGGCGTGCTGCTGCCGACCGGGGGCACCAACGAGGACACGGTGATTCTCGCCAGCGCCCTGAGCAGCCTGACCCGCCAGCTGCGCTTCCTGGTGGCGCTGCGCCCGGGGCTGTTCTCGCCCGTGCTGGCCGCGCGCCTGACCGCCTCCCTCGACCGCGTGACCGGCGGACGCGTCAACCTGAACATCGTGTCGGGCAGCGGCAACTTCGACTTCGAGGGCCTGAACCTCACGCAGGCCGAGCGTTACGCCCTGACGGACGAGTGGCTGGGCGTGTTCCGCGACCTGCTGCGCGGCGAGACGGTCGACCACCAGGGCGAGCACCTCCAGGTTCACGGCGGCCGCTCGCTGCTGCCCCCGGTGCAGCGCCCCTACCCGCCCATCTACTTCGGCGGGAGCAGCGATCCGGCGCTGGAGATCGCGGGCGAACACGTGGACGTGTACCTGAGCTGGGGCGAGCGCCCCGCCCAGGTCGCCGAGAAGTTCGGCCGGGTCCGGGCCGAGGCCCTGAAGCACGGCCGCACGGTGCGTTTCGGACTGCGGGCACATGTCATCGTGCGCCCGACCGAAGAAGAGGCCTGGGCCGCCGCCGACGCCCTCATCGCGGACATCAGCGACGAGCAGATCGCGCAGGCGCACCAGGCCTTCCTGGCGAGCGGCTCCGAGGGCCAGCGCCGCCAGAGCGAACTGAACGGCGGCACCCGCGAGTCGCTGCGGGTCGGCAAGAACCTGTGGGCGGGCGTGGGCCTGCTGCGCGGCGGGGCGGGCACGGCCTTCGTGGGCAGCCCCGAGAACGTGGCCGCCGCCCTGCGCGAGTACCAGGCGGTGGGGGTCGAGACCTTCATCCTCAGCGGCTACCCGCACCTGGAGGAAGCCTACCGCGTCGCCGAACTGCTGTTCCCGGTGCTGGGCCGCCCCAGCCCCCTGCTGACGCCGCGCGGCCAGCAGCCCCTGACGCACACCTCGGTGCCGTCGCCCGAGCCGGTGGGCGCCGAGCCGATAGGCCGCTTCCGCAGCATCTGA
- a CDS encoding aliphatic sulfonate ABC transporter substrate-binding protein: protein MKTLTRTTLTLSALSLTALSLGQAHALTFTIGYQKGGIPNILKARGTLDKYAAQGIDFKWVLFTAGPPLLEAANAGAVDFGSVGNAPGVFALAGGADLKYVGVSVNRSDSTEGLLVRQDSPIRTVADLKGKRIGVARGSSAHAFLYNALKAGGLTLKDVTVVPLLPPDARPAFENGSIDAWSIWDPFYTTALQGASARVLRDHKGLDRGDSYYLAPSAVLNDPQKKRALQIVLAELEGTAKWANANQATVISQFSDELGIPKSVLEVTVPKNEFNIRPFRAADVKPLQTLAAAFREAGVLPRDLKLGAQNYATLPAFGPALAGLGLK, encoded by the coding sequence ATGAAGACCCTGACCCGCACCACCCTGACCCTCTCCGCTCTCAGCCTCACCGCCCTCTCGCTGGGGCAGGCCCACGCCCTGACCTTCACCATCGGTTACCAGAAGGGCGGGATTCCCAACATCCTCAAGGCGCGCGGCACGCTGGACAAGTACGCGGCGCAGGGCATCGACTTCAAGTGGGTGCTGTTCACGGCCGGGCCGCCGCTGCTGGAGGCCGCCAATGCCGGGGCGGTGGACTTCGGCAGCGTGGGCAACGCGCCGGGCGTGTTCGCGCTCGCGGGCGGGGCCGACCTCAAATACGTGGGCGTGTCGGTCAACCGCTCGGACAGCACCGAGGGGCTGCTCGTGCGCCAGGATTCGCCCATCCGCACGGTGGCCGACCTGAAGGGCAAGCGCATCGGGGTGGCGCGCGGGTCCAGCGCCCACGCCTTTCTGTACAACGCCCTCAAGGCCGGTGGACTGACCCTCAAGGACGTGACGGTGGTGCCGCTGCTGCCGCCCGACGCCCGCCCCGCCTTCGAGAACGGCAGCATCGACGCGTGGTCCATCTGGGACCCCTTCTACACCACGGCCCTTCAGGGCGCGTCGGCCCGCGTGCTGCGCGACCACAAGGGGCTGGACCGGGGCGACAGCTACTACCTCGCGCCGAGCGCGGTGCTGAACGACCCGCAGAAGAAGCGCGCCCTCCAGATCGTGCTGGCCGAACTCGAGGGCACCGCCAAGTGGGCCAACGCGAACCAGGCCACCGTGATCTCGCAGTTCAGCGACGAACTGGGCATCCCGAAAAGCGTGCTGGAAGTCACCGTGCCCAAGAACGAATTCAACATCCGGCCCTTCCGGGCCGCCGACGTGAAACCGCTCCAGACTCTCGCCGCCGCCTTCCGCGAGGCGGGCGTGCTGCCGCGCGACCTCAAGCTCGGCGCGCAGAACTACGCGACGCTGCCCGCCTTCGGCCCGGCGCTCGCGGGTCTGGGGCTGAAATGA
- a CDS encoding ABC transporter permease subunit has translation MTGVKVVQDPATGAIIRQTGQGGVPARTRPRRPRRAAGGEWVRWLVPLLVVAFWQLASQVGWLNARVLPAPSAVLTAGWELARSGELWHHFLISLQRAGLGVLVGGGLGFFFGILTGTFRAANLLLDTTFQMVRTIPNLALIPLVILWFGIGESGKVFLIALATFFPVYLNTLHGVTGIDGRLKEMAGVYGLSPLETFRRVTLPGALPGVLVGVRYALGISWLALVVSESFGASSGIGFLAMDAREFFRTDVIVLAIVIYALIGKVADVLVRALERRLLPWQVPA, from the coding sequence ATGACGGGCGTGAAGGTGGTGCAGGACCCTGCCACCGGGGCGATCATCCGGCAGACGGGCCAGGGCGGCGTGCCTGCGCGGACCCGGCCCCGGCGGCCCCGGCGCGCGGCGGGCGGCGAGTGGGTGCGCTGGCTCGTGCCCCTGCTGGTCGTGGCGTTCTGGCAGCTGGCCTCGCAGGTCGGCTGGCTCAATGCGCGGGTGCTGCCGGCCCCCTCGGCCGTCCTGACCGCCGGCTGGGAACTGGCCCGCAGCGGCGAGCTGTGGCATCACTTCCTCATCAGCCTGCAGCGGGCGGGGCTGGGGGTGCTCGTGGGCGGGGGTCTGGGCTTTTTCTTCGGCATCCTGACCGGTACCTTCCGGGCCGCGAACCTGCTGCTCGACACCACCTTCCAGATGGTCCGGACCATTCCGAACCTCGCGCTCATTCCGCTGGTCATCCTGTGGTTCGGCATTGGCGAGAGCGGCAAGGTCTTCCTGATCGCGCTGGCGACCTTCTTTCCGGTGTACCTGAACACGCTGCACGGCGTGACGGGTATCGACGGCCGCCTCAAGGAGATGGCGGGCGTGTACGGCCTCTCGCCGCTGGAGACCTTCCGGCGCGTGACACTGCCCGGCGCGCTGCCCGGCGTGCTCGTGGGCGTGCGCTACGCCCTGGGCATCTCGTGGCTGGCGCTGGTGGTCAGCGAGAGCTTCGGGGCGAGCAGCGGCATCGGCTTTCTGGCGATGGACGCCCGCGAGTTCTTCCGGACCGACGTGATCGTGCTCGCCATCGTGATCTACGCGTTAATCGGCAAGGTGGCCGACGTGCTCGTGCGCGCCCTGGAACGCCGACTGCTACCCTGGCAGGTACCCGCATGA
- a CDS encoding ABC transporter ATP-binding protein has protein sequence MTAAAHVQAATLRTGGASLTLRHLGVEYGDKAVLRDLTLDIAPGERVALVGASGGGKTTLLRALAGLTPHRGDLAVRTAAGTAARVRVMFQEDRLLPWLGALDNAALGLGRAERRFAAEALEGVGLGGRERAYPHELSGGQRQRVALARALAHRPEVLLLDEPFGALDALTRAGMHDLLDGLLAETGATTLLVTHDLDEALKLSDRVLLLAGGDLREDLRVPQARPRTRLSVEPLRAHLEARLH, from the coding sequence ATGACCGCCGCGGCGCACGTGCAGGCGGCGACCCTGCGGACCGGCGGAGCCTCCCTCACCCTGCGGCACCTGGGGGTGGAGTACGGCGACAAGGCCGTGCTGCGCGACCTGACGCTGGACATCGCGCCCGGCGAGCGCGTGGCGCTGGTGGGCGCGAGCGGCGGCGGCAAGACCACCCTGCTGCGCGCGCTGGCGGGCCTGACCCCGCACCGCGGCGACCTGGCGGTCCGGACAGCGGCGGGCACGGCCGCCCGCGTGCGGGTCATGTTCCAGGAAGACCGGCTGCTGCCCTGGCTGGGCGCGCTGGACAACGCCGCGCTGGGCCTGGGCCGCGCCGAGCGCCGCTTCGCCGCCGAGGCGCTGGAGGGGGTGGGGCTAGGGGGCCGCGAGCGCGCCTATCCCCACGAGCTGAGCGGCGGGCAGCGGCAGCGGGTGGCGCTGGCGCGCGCGCTGGCCCACCGCCCGGAGGTGCTGCTGCTCGACGAGCCCTTCGGTGCACTCGACGCCCTGACCCGCGCCGGGATGCACGACCTGCTCGACGGCCTGCTGGCCGAAACCGGCGCGACCACCCTGCTCGTCACCCACGACCTCGACGAGGCCCTGAAGCTCAGCGACCGCGTGCTGCTGCTCGCCGGAGGTGACCTGCGCGAGGACCTGCGCGTGCCCCAGGCCCGGCCCCGCACCCGCCTGTCCGTGGAACCCCTGCGCGCGCACCTGGAAGCGCGGCTCCACTGA
- a CDS encoding helix-turn-helix transcriptional regulator: protein MTVLQPSDAAPPASPLDRRRELAEFLRSRRLRLRPEQVGLTAGLGSRRRTPGLRREEVALLAETSTTWYTWLEQRRDIRVSAPLLDRLARALRLDAGERLHLFVLAGQPLPLSTAPSEQVSAATERFVQGLTQPAYVLGRRWDYLTWNPAAARVFGLGPDLAPDERNVLRRLFLDPGRRLLYTDWACAAAGMVARFRSDIAPYIGEPWSAALIEDLNARSPEFRRLWARHDVWSNPGGLKDFQHPQMGRMTFEHLVLRLPDAPGLGIVVYTALPEWDTPAKFARLMARPTVDAGASGAG from the coding sequence ATGACTGTTCTTCAACCTTCGGACGCCGCGCCTCCGGCCAGCCCGCTGGACCGCCGCCGCGAACTGGCCGAATTCCTGCGGTCGCGTCGCCTGCGGCTCCGCCCGGAGCAGGTGGGCCTGACGGCGGGCCTGGGCAGCCGGCGGCGCACCCCCGGCCTGCGCCGCGAGGAGGTCGCCCTGCTGGCCGAAACCAGCACGACCTGGTACACCTGGCTGGAGCAGCGGCGCGACATCCGCGTGTCGGCCCCGCTGCTCGACCGCCTGGCCCGCGCCCTGCGCCTGGACGCAGGCGAGCGGCTGCACCTGTTCGTGCTGGCGGGGCAGCCCCTGCCCCTGAGCACCGCGCCCTCCGAGCAGGTGTCGGCCGCCACCGAGCGCTTCGTGCAGGGCCTGACGCAACCGGCCTACGTGCTGGGCCGGCGCTGGGACTACCTGACCTGGAACCCGGCGGCGGCGCGCGTCTTCGGGTTAGGTCCGGACCTGGCCCCCGACGAGCGCAACGTGCTGCGGCGACTGTTCCTCGATCCGGGCCGGCGCCTACTCTACACCGACTGGGCCTGCGCGGCCGCCGGCATGGTGGCCCGGTTCCGCTCCGACATCGCGCCCTACATCGGGGAGCCGTGGTCGGCGGCCCTGATCGAGGACCTGAACGCGCGCAGTCCGGAATTCCGTCGGCTGTGGGCGCGCCACGACGTCTGGAGCAATCCGGGCGGCCTCAAGGACTTTCAGCACCCGCAGATGGGCCGCATGACCTTCGAGCATCTGGTGCTGCGTCTGCCCGACGCCCCGGGCCTGGGCATCGTGGTCTACACGGCCCTTCCCGAATGGGACACCCCGGCGAAATTCGCCCGCCTGATGGCGCGCCCGACCGTGGACGCCGGGGCGAGTGGGGCGGGCTAA
- a CDS encoding MFS transporter codes for MSDSSLPYSGPADPGAPGHVLPRPLWILTLGNFAIGTSALMVAGVLGLVSSDLRVSLGHAGAVVTAYSLTYALSAVLLGSLTGRLARKPLMLAALGLFALGNLGAALAPSFGVLIAARVLSAVGASLFTPVASGVAAALVAPQLRGRALALVFVGLAFSTVVGVPLGTWIGTALGWRAAFWLVVGLSAVALAGVALLVRPVRVTPPSAHWLHLLRRPVLVRSLLVMLLLYVGQFSVYPYLSALLHGATGLDPAGVVAMLLWFGAVGLLGNALGGRLSDTWHGPRTLQLGLGLTALGLLALPLLAASVWGMGLVLALWGLGSLLTNPPQQSQVVALSPDAPSVGLALNASALYLGQALGAPLGGALAGAHPVWLGPVGGIMVLGALALAVYNGRVLRGAAAQG; via the coding sequence ATGTCCGACTCTTCCCTTCCGTATTCGGGTCCGGCCGACCCTGGCGCGCCGGGCCACGTCCTGCCGCGCCCGCTGTGGATTCTGACGCTGGGCAACTTCGCCATCGGCACGAGCGCCCTGATGGTCGCGGGCGTCCTGGGGCTGGTGTCTTCGGACCTCCGGGTGAGTCTGGGCCACGCCGGAGCCGTCGTCACGGCCTACTCGCTGACCTACGCCCTCAGCGCCGTGCTGCTGGGCAGCCTGACGGGCCGCCTGGCGCGCAAGCCCCTGATGCTGGCCGCGCTGGGCCTGTTCGCCCTGGGCAACCTCGGGGCGGCGCTGGCCCCCAGCTTCGGCGTGTTGATCGCCGCGCGCGTCCTCTCGGCGGTCGGGGCCAGCCTCTTTACCCCGGTGGCCTCGGGGGTGGCGGCGGCCCTGGTCGCGCCGCAGCTGCGTGGCCGGGCGCTGGCGCTGGTGTTCGTGGGTCTGGCATTTTCTACGGTCGTCGGCGTGCCGCTGGGCACCTGGATCGGCACGGCGCTGGGCTGGCGCGCGGCCTTCTGGCTGGTCGTGGGCCTCAGCGCCGTGGCCCTGGCCGGGGTGGCCCTGCTCGTGCGGCCGGTCCGGGTGACCCCGCCCAGCGCCCACTGGCTGCACCTACTGCGCCGCCCCGTGCTGGTGCGCTCGCTGCTGGTCATGCTGCTGCTGTACGTGGGGCAGTTCTCGGTCTATCCGTACCTGTCGGCCCTCCTGCACGGCGCGACCGGACTGGACCCGGCGGGCGTCGTCGCCATGCTGCTGTGGTTCGGGGCCGTCGGCCTGCTGGGCAACGCGCTGGGCGGCCGCCTCAGCGACACCTGGCACGGCCCCCGGACCCTGCAACTGGGTCTGGGCCTGACTGCCCTGGGCCTCCTGGCCCTCCCGCTGCTGGCGGCCTCGGTCTGGGGCATGGGCCTGGTCCTGGCGCTGTGGGGCCTGGGCAGCCTGCTGACCAACCCGCCCCAGCAGAGCCAGGTGGTCGCCCTGAGCCCGGACGCCCCCAGCGTGGGCCTGGCCCTGAATGCCAGCGCCCTGTACCTGGGCCAGGCCCTGGGGGCGCCGCTGGGAGGCGCCCTGGCCGGCGCACATCCGGTCTGGCTGGGGCCGGTGGGCGGGATCATGGTCCTGGGCGCGCTGGCCCTGGCGGTCTACAACGGCCGCGTCCTGCGCGGCGCGGCGGCGCAGGGCTGA
- a CDS encoding LacI family DNA-binding transcriptional regulator → MPRHSEISDDRPATLADVARLVGVSQQTVSRVVNNQGYVAARTRERVLAAVGELNYVPNRLAQGLARQRTQSIGFATNDIALHAPSQLTSGIERAAREAGYSLLVSIVPRYGVGQVTQAVRALRERQVDGVLINASLGETDALEVRRRFADLPCVFLDVPAGTPVNAALLDQEYGAALAAGHLAALGHTRIACIHGPHEAVAEHSRLRGWRSALAARGLSPVAEQEGDWSPASGYRAALSLLADGLPFTALLVGNDQMAVGALRALWERGLNVPGDVSVVGYDDTAESALLIPPLTTVRQDFPTLGQRAFGHLRRLLDQPEWRATTVTRPELIVRASTAPPGTSAQTLRQALRTVQDHLTRWPDG, encoded by the coding sequence GTGCCGCGCCATTCCGAAATTTCCGACGACCGGCCCGCCACCCTGGCCGATGTGGCGCGTCTGGTGGGGGTGTCGCAGCAGACCGTGTCGCGCGTGGTCAACAACCAGGGGTATGTGGCGGCCCGGACACGCGAGCGCGTCCTCGCGGCGGTGGGCGAGCTGAACTACGTGCCCAACCGACTGGCGCAGGGACTGGCACGCCAGCGCACCCAGTCCATCGGTTTCGCCACGAACGACATCGCGCTGCACGCGCCCTCGCAGCTCACGTCGGGCATCGAGCGGGCGGCGCGCGAGGCGGGGTACAGCCTGCTGGTGTCCATCGTGCCGCGCTACGGTGTGGGGCAGGTGACGCAGGCGGTGCGCGCCCTGCGCGAACGGCAGGTGGACGGCGTGCTGATCAACGCGTCGCTGGGTGAGACGGACGCCCTGGAGGTCCGCCGCCGCTTCGCCGATCTCCCGTGCGTCTTTCTGGACGTGCCGGCCGGAACGCCGGTCAACGCCGCCCTGCTCGACCAGGAGTACGGGGCGGCGCTGGCGGCCGGACATCTGGCCGCGCTGGGGCATACCCGGATCGCCTGCATCCACGGCCCCCACGAGGCGGTCGCGGAGCATTCGCGCCTGCGCGGGTGGCGCTCCGCGCTCGCGGCGCGCGGCCTGTCGCCGGTGGCCGAGCAGGAAGGCGACTGGAGCCCGGCCAGCGGCTACCGGGCCGCGCTGTCGCTGCTGGCGGACGGTCTGCCCTTCACGGCCCTGCTGGTGGGCAACGACCAGATGGCGGTGGGGGCGCTGCGCGCGCTGTGGGAACGCGGGCTGAACGTGCCCGGCGACGTGTCGGTGGTCGGCTACGACGACACGGCCGAGAGCGCCCTGCTCATTCCGCCGCTCACCACGGTCCGCCAGGACTTTCCGACGCTCGGGCAGCGCGCCTTCGGGCACCTGCGCCGCCTCCTCGACCAGCCCGAGTGGCGCGCGACGACCGTGACCCGTCCGGAACTCATCGTGCGGGCCAGCACCGCGCCTCCGGGCACCTCGGCGCAGACCCTGCGTCAGGCGCTGCGCACCGTGCAGGACCACCTGACCCGCTGGCCGGACGGCTAG